In Malus sylvestris chromosome 2, drMalSylv7.2, whole genome shotgun sequence, the genomic stretch TAAGCTCATAGCAAGTCGGAGAAAGGCATCGCAAAGCACAATTCTCTTTTGCTATTAAAGAAGACTTGCAATGCCAACCCCACAGTCCGCTACTCCGATCATCAAAAACAAAACGGGGCAGTCAGAGACTACACGTTTTCAAAAACCCGCGTGCCAGTCCATCATCACATCTTTTAAAGCATGTTGCATATGCATTGAAAGAATTTTTCTCAAGCAGCTTTAATTCAATACAGTTTGCAGGTAGGCCATATCACTCATACAACTACCAAAAGCAGAAATTCTTGTTCCATTAAGTTAAAACAATCAAAGAATTCTTGTTCCATTAAGTTAAAACAATTAGAGTGGGGAAAAACGATttctttaataataataattcgaATATTTTGGTGGGGTTAAATCACATCGCAATCTAATCACAGATCCATTGctcaaaacagaaattaaactcTTTTCCTTGTCACAGATTTTTCTAATTTGCAAGAAAGAAATAGTAAATTTAAGAAAAtgggaaattaaaaaaaggagagaaggaGGTGGATGTACCTCTCAATGTCAGCATAACACTGGCTCTTCTTCTGCCTTGTCTCCATATCCTGTCAAATATACCCAAAAAAAACCCACCATAAATTCAGAATTagtattcaaaaataaaaaggcCCACAAACAATGAAACAGataagaaattaaaagaaaattgacagaagaagaagaagaagaagaggaattTGGAATACAGAGATTGGGCGATGAGACTTGGCATTTGTATTGGTGGGAGAGAAGAGCAAGAATACTAGTAGAAGAATTAGAATTATGAgcggggaagaagatgaagaattcTGATTTGTCATTTGTACTCTATGtcttgtttcttcttctgcttCTGTTGGGAGTTCGGTTGAATTTAGGGACAACGATGTAAAAACAATTATGTTATAATTACttatgtttaaaaataaaagaattttaacgaaaagtttatgatattgttcactttactcttttttttttatctttatctttttttttctttatcgttaaaactcaaagttttcaaatttttttcattaattttttctttaaataaattatgggttgtcttattatttaaagagctttaatgaaaaaatgtttgaatcaactttttcttaactaaaaatcattcaccatttttatttaataaaaatgacttgaTATTTAACGAAAAGAACAAAAGTaacatataaaaattaaattatatggGCTGAAATAAAGCCTAACATGCAACATCAAATCTTTCTTTCGGCCTTGCCCTTAACAGAGATTAACCCAACTTCATGTTATTTACGAAATTGCCATCGAGCAGAAAAAAgtcaaataaaaccaaaaatttTCAATACCATCCCCATTTCCATTTTTCCTCTATGACGTCCCCTATTCCCACTTCTACTTTTCTTCTGCACAATTCccacaaattaaaaatattacttttcaaattcaatttaataaacaacgaACTTACACTTCCATTCCAtacatatatatccaaaagaacAAAGCTCTTCCCAAACAGAAAAATAGtctacatttaaaaaaaaaatattaagtaaCTTATGTAAGTAGTGGATTGTTTTGGTAAATTAAAGTTATATTGTCAACTTATGACGTTGCAGGTTTAACTTTTTATCCTCTTAAAATAAATTAGCATAGAATATTGTTTGTACTAAAAAGAATAAGTAATTAATATAGAATATCGCTTGtactaaaacaaaaatttattcatcaaattaaaacaaaaatttcataaaattagCATAGAATATCGCTTGTACTAAGAATAAGTAATTaggtcggatcagatgaattgaagaagatcaacggacataaattaacaagggttgtgtgagaagtaatttggggtgtgtggatagcacactcctatttctagaactaaacactgactatttttaGAATGAACTCTAATTATTTCTAGAATTAAACACAATTATTTATAGAACTAAGCACTAATTATTTCTAAaactgaacactgactattttactgtagttttagaaatagtgtttatttGTTCCCTTTTCGGAAATagtgttatttattttgattcagttttcagaaatagtgtgcaATTTTATTGTAGCTCCAGAAATAATGTGGATTATTTTGGTTctatttcagaaatagtgttggTTATTTTGATGCAGTTTCAAAaataatgtttattttgttttaatccataaataatgtgggttattttggtttagttccagaaatagtgtcAGTTATTTTGCTGCAATTCCAAAAATAGTTTgagttattttgttgtagttttagaaatagtatgTATTTTGTTCTGTTACAAAAATAATTAGggttattttgctatagtttcagaaatagtgtttatttgtttaattccaAAAATAGTACGGACTATTTTAGTTCagttttcagaaatagtgtgggttatgtTTCTacagtttcaaaaatagtgtgggttactttggtttagtttcagaaatagtgtgggttattttgctatagtttcagaaatattGAGTTATTTCagtagttttataaatagtgtgggttatatTGGTtcggtttcataaatagtttgggttattttgttgtagttccagAAGTAGTATGGCTTATTTTGATGTAGTCCTAAAactagtgtgagttattttggtttaatttcagAAAGAGTgtatgtgacaacccgtcccaaattttattattttataattttaaaatgagaATTTACTATAGTACCCTAGTGGCGAGGGTATTGATTTTCATTGATCGTTAGTTCGTGATGCGTATGAACTATTACCTTACTGTATTCCAAAAGTATATTGGTAAGGattgttaattattatttaatttatttcatatcatctttattattatatttattattaaGGGGTCCAtagggaggaagaagaggagaaccGGAGAAAAGAACAAAGGGAGGGCTGCTGCCCAATTGGAGAAGAGGAAAGAAAGGGCTTTTGCCCaatcaggagaagaagatgaaaaaacTACCCAATGGGATGAGGAGAGATGAGTTTCaagagagaaaggaggaagaagggagGGACACCGGATCTTTGAAACCCGGAACCCAACCTTCGACGCGTTTCTCTATGCATTTCGATGCCATTTCGGTCGGTTTTCTGACGAATTTGAAGCCCATTAACACCACCAAACCTCATCACCATATCCCAACATTCGATTCTAGCCAAAATTTGCATGAAATGGTGGAGATTTCACAAAGAACACCTCATGGGTGCCGTGGGGAACATTGCTCGAAATCCATCAATTGTGAAACGTTTTCCTTCAAGTACCACTACCAAAACACTCCcctagaacccaggaacaaagcccaagtagtggtggaggcgtcggagcaagtttggaggtcgaatcgaatcatacccaattctagggttttgtaCAGTTTAAGCAAAAATTAGGGCCTTTCCCGACCAAATTGGACTtagccacaggtataaaacttgctctacttattgagatcttcatttctatgaaatttggtaatttttggaaatagttggattttccggcgagtcggggcATCAGACCACCACCCACATCGGCGTGTGTGGCGGTGCGTGGCCAATGGGCCgccaatgctatttttaggCTATGTTAAATGTCAGGAATTCAGTTTTGATATTGAATGACATAGGTTGATCATTGGAACCTAAGTTCTCTATGATACATtaataagtatttatatgaattgacaatcCGACCGTTAAATCATCACCAAACCTTGAGacattgtaatacgtaatatttgaagaaTGTAGGAACTTACAAATGGGGAATCCGATGCACGGATCTTTCCGAAATTGACTTTGTaagttaataaaataaaatgttaaccgccacttgaattttgacaattggcggagattcgaccgttggatcgtaatgaaattttagtatgttattctagaagaaTAATATGGGTATTTGGAAGTTGCAGATTGGAAATCTAATATGCGAATCTTTCTGATCGAGTTATACATGATTTTAGACCTTACCATCGATCTTTGATCGACTGTTGACTTGTGGTCAATGAGCCTCAAACTATTTTAGAATGTCCTTAAGGATGTGCCTTATATGAATTACGTATTCTATTGATAAgagttctgagatgtgattcGATAATTGTTATAGGCGTCAATCGTTCGGGACTCCTCGATGTGTGTGTAAGTGAATCACAACGTGGACTCCAAGTGAGTGGATCTTTTCCTTCTTatcatatgtatataattgataGTTCCACAAACGTTTCTCAATTGATTTGTGCATGTCACGTAcaaataattattgtgaactacgaaaggcttgatccctgtttagggaaTGTAGGCGGTCTGATAagacgttagatgcaaccataaaataaaataaatgagactaaataattgagacaatagccttgtttggggaattgaGCAATATGAGGGAGATTGGTgcaaaatgtgagatttaaccttatgttttaGTGGTTAATTGTTGGTTATAAATCAATGTatgaagaatcaagaaattaaagtaaggaaacgtaagtaatgatagttgATAGACTAGTGTCTAGTTGGGCTTATCACTGATGATTACTCTCAAAAGTAAACAGTTTGGGAGTAGGGCGTTATTGATTGTACATTTTTATGCCGTATGATATATTTTGGGAATATTATGAAATGTTTGAgtttagattgcatcatgacatattcatatgtataatACCTGAACCTAATTattatgaatgctttgaagtgctaAATGACACCGCAGACGCCCAGGTAAGCTTTAAGTGAGTACATGTTGATGATAGTGATGGTAGTGAGCATGATTGTGTTGAGATAtattagagctcataaacctgcaccccggtgttagtgctcccgcccgtggccatggcacagtccttcacatgatgttcacctcccacaccttatgctcaccttggatccaagttaggtgcacagtcttgtcgtacagaccactataggtggttccgactcgtaggtgacctgcgattattcgcatagtcttcacatgattgtagcGCTTAAACATATTTAATTACacctagtcctgtcgtacaaaccactttaggtggttctgactcgtgtgcaggtatacttattaagctatggataagtcgtacaggtcagtAGAGGTaattccgacttatatgctagcattgattgatgaggtATGTGATGAGTTATAGATAAGTCaaacaggtcactagaggtgaccctgacttatatgctagcattgattgatgagatatgtgtcgacttatatgctagcattgatcgatgagatatgtgataagttatggataagtcgtacaagtcactagaggtgactccgacttatatgctagcattgattgatgtgatATGGGTACAGttgtacaggtcaccataggtgattCCGACTGCGTGCTAGTATGGTTTATTAAGCAcgtgattatttatattgctaatgagatgCTGGGTAGTGGTATACTTCTTGGTTTACTGTTAGTATGCTTTTGATTTTATACTTCTACATAGTATGATATGCTGGAAACTATATAGGTTTTATGGTAAGGAGTTACTACCTTTGATAATggaaatgattttaaaaatctttCCGTATCAACGAGGACTCGTGGCACTCCCAGTTCAAGTGGCTCCTCATGATGGTATAATCATTATCTtaccttactgtactttacttatactctgtatcacgtgtgaaatgggccCTTACCTGCTCACTTTGCAATTGTGTATATAGGcacttttaagtttaaatttattcatatttaacACATTATCACATTTTATGGCTTCGTTACCCTCCAGGTGTCgaccaacacagctcgattcagagtcctaaTGGACTTTccgagtcggggtgtgtcagtgtAAGTATTTTGGTTCatttccagaaatagtgtgtgttattttgctgtagttccagaaataatgtgagttattttgctatagtttagaaatagtgtgagtttttttttttttttgtagttttggaaatagtgtgagttattttggtgTAGTATCAGAAATATGatgggttattttggttcatttTCAAAAATAGAAGCCACTGTTCATGTTCGTAATTTCCCTTTCCTTAGTTTAAGTAAACTTATTAAATgttatataaataaatgtctatttacacttaaaaaaaactatatttgTATTATGAATTTGGGTTTATTATTTAACATAGAACATATAAATATTAGAATTTTCTCATTAGCATCTTAGTAATTTGATGGTATGATATGAAATGCAAACTCAAATGATTTCGAGTTTGTGGTGCTTTACAAAATATATTTAAGAAGTATCAtgaatttataataaaatttaaaaaaattaatggtgTTTTTACACGTGAATAAAAAGTATAGGCTAATATAAGACATCGCATCACAActcccaattttttttgtcgGCATGTGTATCACCTCCCAATTCATAAGTCCTTGCATTAATAGGATGCTAGGTGGCGAAAGCTCATAGGATTACAATTACAAAATAAGACTTTGTTTGTCACGTGGGAGAGAGAAAATAAGACTGAGGCTTCACGAAGACACAGGGGAGACATAATGtcagagagaaggaagagagatgGTACGAAAGATAATAGTGGAGGGTGCCTCGAAAGGAGGTGTGCGGTGCTCTGGTGACGATTGAGCCCTGTAGCTGGATCGTTGCCCGAGATCTGACCGGCTAATCCCTCATTCTCGTAGCACTGGTTACGAATCCGGGGATCTGGTCCGGCTGTCGTGATTTACTAGGGAACGGCGAGCGAAGTTTTGTTCCTTTGACGGCTCGAGGGCGGGAGGCTTAGATGCGGAGATCTGGATCTGGTGGAGAACTGAGAGGAGAAAAGGTATAGGTGGCTGGTGATTACGGTGGTGACCTCTAAGGGGTGAGTGGGTTGCGGATTTTCTGACTGGGCATGGCTGGGGGAAGCCCGAAGGAGGATCTAGAGGAGTTGGGGACACGATTTGGGACCAACCTCATCCTGTCGGAGAAGGAACAGGGAGGCGTGTGCATTGAGAGAAAGGATGGCGAAGGTGCTCTATTAGGGTTTCAGTTCACCCTGATTGCAGAAGTTCCACTGCTAAGGCAATGAAAGGGGATGTGTTCGTTGACTGCTTTATGTCTCTCTGGCGCGGACGGGAGGGGGTCTCGATAAGGGAAATTGGAGATCGGAGATTTCTCGCTCGTTTTGCGGGGGAAAAGGGATCGGCAAAGGGTGGTAGAGGCGGACATGCCTTGGATGTTCAAAAATGACCTCGTATTGGTGGCGGATCGAACGGAGATGGGTCTGAAACGAGGGACCCCTCTCTCCCTGGGGGTGTTTTGGGTCCAGCTGCATAATGTACCAGTGCTTAGTATGACTCAAGCGGTAGCCGAAATAATAGGAAGTCTGATGGGTGAGGTTCGATCAGTGGACAAATCTGGGAGCCGATACTGCATTGGAAGATTCCTTCGGGTGAAAATTGGCTTCAATGTCCGCGAGCCTCTAATGCGGGGGACCTTTGTGACCTTCCCCGATGACGGTAAGATCTGGATTGACTTCAAGTATGAATCGCTTCCTAACTACTATCTCATTTGTGGGAAGTTGGGTCACCCAACTAGGATTTGcaaggaaattttggatgaaagaCCAAACCCAAGAGATTGTACCAAAAAGTGGAATGAGGCATTTGCGTTTCGTGGGTTAGCTTCGGTGTCGGACCTGAGAGGTAATCCTCTGGGAGCTGGACCCAGGAGCAGAACATCATCTGGGTCAAATGGTAGACGAAGTGGATCGGAGCGGTGGAACGAGGATCTGGGTGGTGAAAGACGCTCCGGGCGGTCATCGACGGCGTCAAGAATGGGATGTCAACCCCAAAATTTGGCTAGTAGATCTCTGAGTGGTAGTGAGTGCACTGCGCCTTTGGAGGAGGAGGTTATCGACACTGCAACATCACCAAGCAAGCCTAGGTGGTCGTCTACCAAAATGGGTCACAGTGATAATGTGCTTGCGGGGAAAATCCGACATCAACGGCTAGCTGAAGAAAAGGCGAGATCAGCGAGAGAACTGGCTTTCGATGCAGGTTTAATTGGGCCGGGGGGTACAGTGGCAGCGGGAGCGGAACACGTGGTACTCAATGA encodes the following:
- the LOC126590034 gene encoding uncharacterized protein LOC126590034 — its product is MTNQNSSSSSPLIILILLLVFLLFSPTNTNAKSHRPISDMETRQKKSQCYADIESGLWGWHCKSSLIAKENCALRCLSPTCYELIYESDPLEEGEKDMIRGQEFKYCMHKLSLGVSLEGIKGTFNY